In one window of Maribacter dokdonensis DSW-8 DNA:
- a CDS encoding DinB family protein → MMTENIFQVMLQNRRNLHAILTKTSKDKLLKIPKGFNNNVYWNIAHTVITQQILIYKFSGLQMRVPDNLVDKFMKGTVPDGTASDEEMMVIADFLISTAEWLIEDYNTELFKTFKEYTTSARVTLKNVDDAIAFNLFHEGLHIGQISLLLKHLA, encoded by the coding sequence ATGATGACAGAGAATATTTTTCAGGTAATGTTGCAGAATCGTAGAAACTTACATGCGATATTGACAAAAACATCAAAAGATAAACTATTAAAAATTCCGAAAGGATTTAATAATAATGTGTATTGGAATATAGCGCATACCGTGATTACTCAACAGATTCTGATTTATAAGTTCAGTGGACTTCAAATGCGCGTGCCAGATAATTTAGTGGATAAGTTCATGAAAGGTACAGTGCCCGATGGCACAGCTTCTGATGAAGAGATGATGGTGATTGCGGATTTCTTAATATCTACGGCAGAATGGCTCATAGAAGATTACAATACGGAGCTATTTAAAACTTTTAAAGAGTATACCACGAGTGCAAGGGTGACACTGAAAAATGTTGATGATGCCATAGCTTTTAATTTATTTCATGAAGGGCTACATATAGGGCAAATATCATTGTTGTTAAAACATTTGGCCTAG
- a CDS encoding DUF3298 and DUF4163 domain-containing protein — translation MKSTLSFLLFGLLLIACNNKNHLPFEPYTVSSDSCENCTKVKIEIPHATANTKLSKTINAALEGEIIALLNFDEKSDATNLVEAKNAFLKDYEELSNKFLEESIPWEATIEGAISFENDTLITINLISYIYTGGAHGYGTNRFLNFNKLEGAELYQENLFHDLDEFTHFAESLFRKQENIPLEGSINSTGFMFETEQFYLPTNIGYTEDGLLLFYEPYEIASFADGPITLLIPFSKANPYLKYPK, via the coding sequence ATGAAATCTACGCTTTCGTTCCTGCTTTTTGGTCTGCTACTTATTGCTTGTAACAATAAAAACCATCTACCCTTTGAACCCTATACCGTTTCTTCCGATTCTTGCGAGAATTGCACTAAAGTCAAGATAGAAATACCACATGCGACAGCGAACACAAAACTTAGCAAAACTATTAATGCTGCTTTGGAAGGTGAAATTATAGCCCTATTGAATTTTGATGAGAAGAGCGATGCAACAAATTTAGTTGAAGCAAAAAATGCTTTTTTGAAAGATTATGAGGAGTTAAGCAACAAGTTTTTGGAAGAATCAATCCCATGGGAAGCAACAATTGAAGGTGCCATCTCTTTTGAGAACGACACGCTTATTACCATTAATCTTATTTCCTATATCTATACCGGTGGGGCACATGGCTATGGCACCAACAGATTTTTGAATTTCAACAAACTGGAAGGTGCGGAATTATATCAAGAAAATCTATTTCATGACTTAGATGAATTCACCCATTTTGCAGAATCGCTCTTTCGCAAACAAGAAAATATTCCTTTGGAAGGTTCCATAAACAGTACGGGATTCATGTTCGAAACTGAACAATTTTACCTGCCTACGAATATAGGATATACAGAAGACGGACTGTTGTTGTTTTACGAACCTTACGAGATAGCTTCTTTTGCCGACGGACCAATAACCTTGTTGATTCCATTTAGCAAGGCAAATCCCTATTTAAAATACCCCAAGTAA
- a CDS encoding cystathionine gamma-synthase, which yields MASKDLKFNTKTIHGGQKPDAGYGAVMPPIYQTSTYAQTTPGGHKGYEYSRSANPTRTALENSLASIEGGTHGMAFGSGLAAIDAVIKLLQPGDEVISTNDLYGGSYRIFKRIFENFGIVFHFIGMQGANAVQEKINSKTKLIWVETPTNPMMNIIDIKAIASYTIDEDILLAVDNTFATPYLQKPLELGADIVMHSATKYLGGHSDTVVGALVVKDQELADRLYFIQNASGAVCGPMDSFLVLRGIKTLHVRMQRHCENGKAIAEFLYNNAKIEKVYWPGFEHHPNHKIAKEQMNDFGGMISFVPKGGSYEEAIKIVERLRVFTLAESLGGVESLVGHPASMTHASIPKEERLKSGIVDALIRLSVGIEDVDDLIADLDQAIA from the coding sequence ATGGCCTCCAAAGACTTAAAATTTAACACCAAGACCATACATGGTGGTCAAAAACCCGATGCAGGTTATGGAGCGGTAATGCCTCCAATATATCAAACCTCAACTTATGCGCAAACTACACCTGGAGGGCATAAGGGGTATGAGTATTCACGAAGTGCAAACCCAACAAGAACGGCTTTAGAAAATTCATTGGCAAGTATTGAAGGGGGTACTCATGGTATGGCATTTGGCAGCGGATTGGCAGCGATAGATGCAGTTATAAAGTTGTTACAACCTGGTGATGAAGTAATTTCTACAAACGACCTTTATGGAGGATCATATAGAATTTTTAAGCGGATATTTGAAAATTTCGGAATAGTTTTCCATTTCATAGGTATGCAGGGGGCAAATGCCGTTCAAGAAAAAATCAACTCGAAGACAAAATTGATTTGGGTAGAGACGCCTACAAACCCAATGATGAATATTATCGATATTAAGGCTATAGCATCTTATACCATTGATGAGGATATTCTGTTGGCGGTAGACAATACCTTTGCGACCCCGTATTTACAAAAACCGTTAGAACTGGGGGCAGATATCGTAATGCATTCGGCAACCAAATATTTGGGGGGACATAGCGATACGGTTGTAGGAGCGTTGGTGGTTAAGGACCAAGAATTAGCGGATAGATTGTACTTTATACAAAATGCCAGTGGAGCGGTTTGCGGGCCAATGGATAGTTTTTTGGTGTTAAGGGGAATTAAGACTTTGCATGTGCGTATGCAGCGTCATTGTGAAAATGGAAAAGCAATTGCCGAGTTCTTGTACAATAATGCAAAAATTGAGAAAGTATATTGGCCAGGTTTTGAACATCATCCCAATCATAAGATTGCAAAAGAACAAATGAATGATTTTGGGGGAATGATTTCTTTTGTGCCTAAAGGCGGTAGTTATGAAGAGGCAATAAAGATCGTGGAAAGGTTACGGGTATTCACATTGGCCGAATCGTTAGGTGGTGTTGAAAGTTTGGTTGGTCACCCTGCGAGTATGACCCATGCAAGTATTCCGAAAGAAGAACGACTAAAGAGTGGCATCGTAGATGCTTTGATAAGATTAAGCGTTGGTATAGAAGATGTTGATGATTTAATTGCAGATTTAGATCAAGCGATAGCATAA
- the gdhA gene encoding NADP-specific glutamate dehydrogenase, protein MENKIKAFMDEVIARNGHEPEFIQAVQEVAETVIPYIAKHEIYNGKNILLRMVEPERLVSFRVAWVDDDGEIHVNRGYRIQMNSAIGPYKGGLRFHPTVNASILKFLAFEQVFKNSLTTLPMGGGKGGSDFDPKGKSDDEVMRFCHAFMLELNRHIGPNTDVPAGDIGVGAREIGFLFGMYKKIRNEFTGVLTGKGLSWGGSKIRPEATGYGTVYFAQSMLKTKNESFDGKTVVISGSGNVAQYAAEKAILLGAKVVTLSDSSGYIYDKDGLNDEKLAFVMDLKNNRRGRISEYADKYASAEFFAGETPWSVKCDIALPCATQNELDQQDAKNLLKNGCICVAEGANMPCNADAVHEFNNAKILFAPGKASNAGGVATSGLEMSQNSLRISWTREEVDERLKDIMEDIHDSCIEFGKEEDGFCNYVKGANIAGFVKVADAMLAQGVI, encoded by the coding sequence ATGGAAAATAAAATTAAAGCATTTATGGATGAGGTTATTGCCAGAAATGGTCACGAACCAGAATTCATTCAAGCAGTTCAAGAAGTTGCAGAAACAGTAATACCATATATTGCAAAGCATGAAATTTATAATGGTAAGAACATTCTTTTAAGAATGGTTGAGCCAGAGCGTTTGGTTTCGTTTAGGGTTGCATGGGTAGATGATGATGGTGAGATACATGTAAACCGTGGATATAGAATTCAAATGAATTCTGCTATTGGACCATATAAAGGTGGTTTACGTTTTCATCCAACGGTAAATGCTAGTATCCTTAAATTCTTGGCTTTTGAGCAAGTGTTTAAAAATAGCCTTACAACCCTGCCAATGGGCGGTGGTAAAGGTGGTTCTGATTTTGACCCTAAAGGAAAATCTGATGATGAAGTAATGCGTTTTTGCCATGCCTTCATGTTAGAATTAAATCGTCATATTGGTCCAAATACAGATGTACCTGCCGGTGATATAGGCGTGGGTGCACGTGAAATTGGTTTCCTTTTTGGTATGTACAAAAAGATACGGAATGAGTTTACTGGAGTCTTAACCGGTAAAGGTCTTTCTTGGGGTGGTTCTAAAATTAGACCAGAAGCTACAGGGTATGGTACCGTGTACTTTGCTCAAAGTATGTTGAAGACCAAAAATGAAAGCTTTGATGGTAAGACTGTGGTAATTTCAGGTTCAGGAAATGTTGCTCAGTATGCAGCGGAGAAAGCAATTCTTCTAGGTGCAAAAGTGGTGACCCTTTCAGATTCTAGCGGATATATCTATGATAAAGATGGTCTTAACGACGAAAAGCTTGCTTTTGTAATGGATCTAAAGAATAATAGAAGAGGTCGTATATCTGAATATGCAGATAAATATGCTTCTGCAGAATTTTTTGCCGGCGAAACGCCTTGGAGCGTAAAATGTGATATTGCCTTGCCATGTGCAACTCAGAACGAGTTGGATCAGCAAGATGCAAAAAACCTATTAAAGAATGGTTGTATATGTGTTGCAGAAGGTGCTAATATGCCTTGTAATGCAGATGCGGTTCATGAATTCAACAATGCAAAAATTTTGTTTGCACCTGGTAAAGCATCAAACGCTGGTGGTGTAGCAACATCTGGTTTAGAAATGTCTCAGAATTCATTAAGAATCAGCTGGACTCGTGAAGAGGTAGATGAGCGTTTAAAGGATATTATGGAAGATATTCATGATTCATGTATTGAATTCGGTAAAGAGGAAGATGGTTTTTGTAACTACGTAAAAGGAGCCAATATTGCTGGTTTCGTAAAAGTGGCCGATGCTATGTTGGCTCAAGGTGTAATCTAG
- the recO gene encoding DNA repair protein RecO gives MQVTTKAIIFSAIKYGDTSLIVKAFTASDGIKSYLLRGVLSSKKGKLKTAYFQPLTQLEIVANHKNKGSLETLKEAKVFYHYQSLYADMAKNAMTLFLAELLGNSIREEERNEELFEFLEASLQWLDMHRNVANFHLYFMLSLTRFLGFYPDVYQIDKPYFDLLEGEFAEKESLNPNLKGENIYFFKSFLGTNFDAIHTIKMNKTNRQELLKSLILYFELHLQGFRKPKSLAVLNEVFNTYV, from the coding sequence ATGCAGGTAACGACCAAGGCTATAATATTTTCTGCGATAAAATATGGCGACACCAGCCTTATTGTTAAAGCTTTTACGGCATCGGACGGAATTAAATCATATTTGTTGAGAGGAGTTCTATCTTCTAAAAAAGGTAAATTAAAGACAGCATATTTTCAGCCGTTGACCCAACTGGAAATCGTTGCCAACCACAAGAACAAAGGTAGTTTAGAGACGCTCAAAGAGGCTAAGGTTTTTTATCATTACCAAAGCTTATATGCAGATATGGCAAAAAATGCAATGACTTTATTTTTAGCGGAATTGCTGGGGAACAGCATACGGGAAGAAGAAAGAAACGAAGAATTATTTGAGTTTTTAGAGGCATCTCTACAGTGGTTGGATATGCATAGGAATGTTGCAAATTTTCATCTGTATTTTATGTTGTCACTAACAAGGTTTTTGGGATTTTACCCAGATGTATATCAGATAGATAAGCCTTATTTTGATCTGTTGGAAGGCGAATTTGCTGAAAAAGAATCATTGAACCCCAATCTAAAAGGTGAAAATATTTATTTTTTTAAATCCTTCTTAGGCACAAATTTTGATGCAATTCATACCATAAAAATGAACAAAACCAATCGACAAGAACTACTAAAATCCTTAATACTTTACTTTGAATTACATTTACAGGGATTTAGAAAACCGAAGTCGCTTGCCGTTTTAAATGAAGTATTTAATACGTATGTCTAA
- a CDS encoding TonB-dependent receptor, translating into MSKYLIIALLLFSCFGNAQKITVLDGDSKEQISNVAVFNKDKSKIALTDFDGVFNASVFGYKERITLKHVGYQEFNTTKQQLQRQGNKVYLVMKAQELDEVVMSVSKWEQQKRDIPNKIISLDARSITFTTPQTSADLLQNSGKVFVQKSQLGGGSPMIRGFATNRLLLSVDGVRMNNAIFRGGNVQNVISIDPYTIKNTEVIFGPGSVIYGSDAIGGVMNFYTNKPMLSENDSLLVSGKANYRFSSANSENTVHADVNLGMRKWASFTSLTYNNFQDLRMGSHGPDSYLRNNYVQTVNGVDELVENRNPKKQVTTGYDQINMMQKFLFKPNSKWDLNLGAYYSETSNYSRYDRLIRPTSDGLGLRSAEWYYGPQKWFMGNAQLLKKGNGKVYDGLKLGMAYQFFEESRINRDFQDEIRNTTKEQVDAYNFNVDFENKKIGDFKLYYGSEYIYNKVRSNGFDLNVNTNEKTNAASRYPDGSSWQSLAGYVNGEYKAKPNFTLMSGLRYSHVWVNAVFDDTFYDFPFEKADLSTGALTGSLGFSWFPRANLQVTLNGSTGFRAPNIDDVGKIFDSEPGSVVVPNPDLEPEYAYNAEIGVQRNINDKIILKGAAYYTYLVDALVRRDFSYNGVSEIMYGGELSNVQAIQNAAKAYVYGFEFGLEAYLSEQWSLSSNLTLTEGVEEEDDGTETAARHAAPTFGDFHIVWKNQRIRTDLFVNYNGEVAYDDLAMSEQEKDYIYAIDENGNPFSPSWYTLNFRSQYDVSRTIKITTNVENLTDQRYRTYSSGIVAPGINVILGLGYYF; encoded by the coding sequence ATGTCTAAGTATCTAATTATTGCACTTTTGTTGTTTAGTTGTTTTGGTAATGCACAAAAAATAACTGTTTTAGATGGAGACAGTAAAGAGCAAATTTCCAATGTAGCCGTATTTAATAAAGATAAATCAAAAATTGCCTTGACCGATTTTGACGGGGTGTTCAATGCTTCGGTATTCGGTTATAAAGAACGTATTACGTTAAAGCATGTTGGTTATCAAGAGTTCAATACCACAAAACAACAGCTTCAACGACAAGGGAATAAAGTGTACTTGGTTATGAAAGCCCAAGAATTAGATGAAGTAGTTATGTCCGTTTCTAAATGGGAGCAGCAAAAGAGAGATATTCCTAATAAAATTATTTCATTAGATGCACGTTCCATTACATTTACCACGCCCCAAACTTCCGCAGATTTACTTCAAAACAGCGGTAAGGTATTCGTTCAAAAAAGCCAATTAGGTGGCGGTAGCCCTATGATCAGGGGTTTTGCTACAAATAGATTGCTGTTGTCGGTAGACGGTGTAAGAATGAACAATGCTATTTTTAGAGGAGGAAACGTGCAAAATGTAATATCCATAGATCCTTATACCATAAAGAATACCGAAGTCATTTTTGGACCGGGCTCTGTAATTTATGGAAGTGATGCCATTGGAGGGGTAATGAATTTTTACACGAACAAACCAATGTTGTCTGAAAACGACAGTCTATTGGTTAGCGGAAAAGCAAATTATAGATTTTCATCGGCCAATAGTGAAAATACAGTTCATGCAGATGTCAACTTAGGAATGAGAAAATGGGCATCGTTCACTAGTTTGACATACAACAATTTTCAAGATTTGAGAATGGGATCACATGGTCCTGATTCATATTTGCGAAACAACTATGTACAAACGGTAAACGGTGTAGATGAGCTGGTAGAAAACCGTAATCCTAAAAAACAGGTAACTACGGGCTATGATCAAATTAATATGATGCAGAAATTCTTATTCAAGCCTAATTCTAAATGGGATTTGAATTTGGGTGCATATTATAGTGAAACATCCAACTATTCTAGGTATGACCGGTTGATTAGGCCAACAAGTGATGGTCTAGGCTTGCGTTCGGCCGAATGGTATTATGGTCCTCAAAAGTGGTTTATGGGTAATGCCCAGCTGCTAAAAAAAGGAAACGGAAAAGTGTATGATGGTTTAAAACTTGGTATGGCCTATCAATTTTTTGAGGAAAGTAGAATTAATAGGGATTTTCAAGACGAAATAAGAAATACTACAAAAGAACAAGTAGATGCGTATAATTTCAATGTAGATTTCGAGAATAAAAAAATTGGTGATTTTAAACTTTATTATGGTAGTGAATATATTTATAACAAAGTAAGGTCCAATGGTTTTGATCTTAATGTCAATACCAATGAAAAAACAAATGCCGCATCTAGATATCCAGATGGGTCTTCTTGGCAAAGTTTGGCCGGGTATGTAAATGGTGAATATAAAGCAAAACCGAATTTCACCTTAATGTCCGGTTTAAGATATAGCCATGTTTGGGTTAATGCTGTTTTTGACGATACGTTTTATGACTTTCCTTTTGAAAAAGCTGACTTAAGTACAGGGGCGTTAACGGGTAGTTTGGGTTTTAGCTGGTTTCCAAGGGCAAACCTTCAGGTTACCTTAAATGGATCAACAGGTTTTAGAGCTCCCAATATTGACGATGTCGGTAAAATATTTGATTCTGAACCAGGTTCGGTGGTTGTGCCAAATCCAGATTTAGAGCCAGAATATGCGTATAATGCCGAAATAGGTGTTCAGCGTAATATCAATGATAAGATCATTCTTAAAGGAGCTGCCTACTACACCTATTTGGTTGATGCTTTGGTTAGAAGGGATTTTAGCTATAATGGTGTATCTGAGATAATGTATGGTGGTGAGCTCAGTAATGTGCAGGCTATACAAAATGCGGCAAAAGCTTACGTATATGGTTTTGAATTTGGGTTGGAAGCGTACTTGTCAGAACAATGGTCATTATCGTCTAATTTAACTTTAACCGAAGGTGTAGAAGAGGAAGATGATGGTACTGAAACAGCGGCTAGACATGCGGCACCCACTTTTGGTGATTTTCATATTGTATGGAAAAACCAAAGAATCCGTACAGATCTATTCGTAAATTATAATGGAGAAGTGGCATATGACGATCTTGCGATGTCAGAACAAGAAAAAGATTATATCTATGCAATTGATGAAAATGGTAATCCGTTTTCACCATCGTGGTACACATTGAATTTTCGATCGCAATACGATGTTTCTCGTACTATTAAGATAACCACTAATGTGGAAAATTTAACGGACCAGCGTTATAGAACATATTCGTCTGGTATTGTAGCTCCGGGTATTAATGTTATTTTGGGCTTGGGCTATTATTTTTGA
- the ileS gene encoding isoleucine--tRNA ligase, protein MKFAEYKGLNLPKVAEEILDYWSEHAIFEKSISTREGKDSYVFYEGPPSANGMPGIHHVMARTIKDIFPRYKTMKGYQVKRKAGWDTHGLPIELGVEKELGITKEDIGVKISVEEYNAACKKAVMRYTDVWNSMTEQVGYWVDMEDPYITYKSKYMETVWWLLKQIYSKGLIYKGYTIQPYSPKAGTGLSSHELNQPGTYQDVTDTTVTAQFKAVEETLPDFLQNEGTVYFLAWTTTPWTLPSNTALTVGPKIDYVLVETYNQYTFEPMNVILAKNLVGKQFAGKYNQVSEKSDLLSYASGDKKIPFYVVKEFKGKDLLNIKYEQLLDYVLPYENAENAFRIIAGDFVTTEDGTGIVHTAPTFGADDAFVAKQAVPEIPPMLVLDENSNLVPVVDLQGKFRPELKELGGKYVKNEYYEDGTAPERSVDVEIAIKLKEENKAFKVEKYVHSYPNCWRTDKPILYYPLDSWFIKVTDVKDQMFQLNQTVNWKPKATGEGRFGNWLANANDWNLSRSRYWGIPLPIWRTEDGKEEIIIGSVAELKSEMAKALEAGVLEKDIYADFVVDDMSDENYDKIDLHKNIVDQITLVSASGKPMKRESDLIDVWFDSGSMPYAQWHYPFENKELIDEGKTFPADFIAEGVDQTRGWFYTLHAIATMVFDSVAYKNVVSNGLVLDKEGKKMSKRLGNAVDPFDTMNEHGADATRWYMISNANPWDNLKFDEEGIVEVKRKFFGTLYNTYSFFALYANLDQFTYSEEDIPLDQRTEIDRWILSELNSLIKVVDSAYEEYEPTRAARAISEFVQENLSNWYVRLCRRRFWKGEYAADKIAAYQTLYTCLDVVAKLSAPISPFFMDRLYLDLNKATVKKGFESVHLADFPVADESVIDEGLEVKMHKAQIISSLVLSIRQKEKIKVRQPLQKIMIPVLDAKDREEIEAVSELIKSEVNVKEIQLLDDASGILVKRIKPNFKTLGPKFGKEMKQIAQVVNAFEQNDIQKIEQDGELTIQLENKSITLQLQDVEISSQDIEGWMVATSGKLTVALDVTIDDKLRNEGVARELVNRIQNIRKDSGFEVTDKIAVKILKDGFVEVAIEDNIEYIKTETLTAELNFEEKLDKGVEIAFDEVNTKLFIEKH, encoded by the coding sequence ATGAAGTTCGCAGAATATAAAGGATTAAATTTACCAAAGGTAGCAGAAGAAATACTTGACTATTGGTCAGAACATGCCATTTTTGAAAAAAGTATATCAACTCGTGAGGGTAAAGATAGTTATGTATTCTATGAAGGTCCTCCGTCGGCTAACGGAATGCCGGGTATACATCATGTCATGGCTCGTACCATAAAAGATATCTTTCCAAGGTATAAGACCATGAAAGGTTATCAAGTAAAACGAAAAGCGGGTTGGGATACCCACGGTCTACCGATTGAGTTGGGTGTAGAAAAAGAACTTGGGATTACAAAAGAAGATATTGGGGTAAAAATATCTGTTGAGGAGTATAACGCTGCCTGTAAAAAGGCTGTGATGAGATACACTGATGTTTGGAACTCAATGACGGAGCAAGTTGGGTATTGGGTGGATATGGAAGACCCTTACATTACTTACAAGTCTAAGTACATGGAGACGGTCTGGTGGTTGTTAAAGCAGATTTATTCAAAAGGATTAATATACAAGGGATATACCATTCAGCCGTACTCGCCAAAAGCTGGTACGGGATTAAGCTCGCATGAACTAAACCAGCCGGGTACCTATCAAGATGTGACGGATACTACGGTTACCGCACAATTTAAAGCAGTAGAAGAAACCTTACCGGATTTTTTACAAAACGAAGGTACTGTCTACTTTTTAGCTTGGACGACGACACCTTGGACATTGCCCTCTAACACTGCGTTAACTGTAGGGCCAAAAATTGATTATGTGTTAGTAGAAACGTATAATCAATATACGTTTGAACCTATGAACGTTATACTTGCCAAGAATTTGGTAGGGAAACAATTCGCGGGTAAATACAATCAGGTGTCGGAGAAATCGGATTTGTTGTCATATGCGTCTGGTGATAAAAAAATTCCTTTTTATGTCGTAAAAGAATTTAAGGGTAAAGACTTATTGAACATTAAGTATGAGCAACTGTTAGATTATGTGTTGCCATATGAAAATGCAGAAAATGCATTTAGGATAATTGCTGGTGATTTTGTTACAACAGAAGATGGTACGGGTATAGTGCATACAGCTCCAACTTTTGGTGCAGATGATGCATTTGTGGCAAAACAAGCAGTGCCGGAAATTCCGCCAATGTTGGTATTGGATGAAAACAGTAATTTAGTGCCTGTAGTAGACTTACAGGGAAAATTTAGGCCAGAGCTTAAAGAATTGGGCGGTAAGTATGTTAAAAACGAATATTATGAAGATGGTACCGCACCAGAGCGATCTGTTGATGTTGAGATCGCTATTAAATTAAAAGAAGAAAACAAGGCATTTAAAGTTGAGAAGTATGTGCACAGTTACCCAAACTGTTGGCGTACGGATAAGCCTATTTTGTATTACCCATTAGATTCTTGGTTCATTAAGGTTACTGATGTTAAGGATCAAATGTTTCAATTGAACCAGACAGTCAACTGGAAACCAAAAGCAACTGGTGAAGGTAGATTTGGTAATTGGTTGGCGAATGCGAACGACTGGAATCTTTCAAGGTCAAGGTATTGGGGAATTCCATTACCGATCTGGAGAACCGAAGATGGCAAAGAAGAAATAATTATAGGTTCTGTAGCAGAATTGAAGTCGGAAATGGCTAAAGCTCTGGAAGCAGGAGTTTTAGAAAAGGATATTTATGCAGATTTCGTTGTAGACGATATGTCCGATGAGAACTATGATAAAATAGATTTGCATAAGAACATTGTAGATCAAATAACTTTGGTTTCGGCTTCTGGTAAGCCTATGAAACGCGAAAGTGATTTAATAGATGTTTGGTTTGATAGTGGGTCTATGCCTTATGCCCAATGGCATTATCCGTTTGAAAACAAAGAATTAATAGACGAAGGAAAAACTTTTCCAGCAGATTTTATTGCAGAAGGTGTTGATCAAACACGTGGTTGGTTCTACACCTTGCATGCTATTGCAACAATGGTCTTTGATTCGGTAGCATATAAGAATGTAGTGTCCAATGGCTTGGTTTTAGATAAGGAAGGCAAAAAAATGTCGAAAAGATTAGGTAATGCCGTGGATCCGTTCGATACCATGAACGAACATGGAGCCGATGCTACAAGATGGTACATGATAAGCAATGCAAACCCATGGGATAACCTAAAATTTGACGAGGAAGGTATTGTAGAGGTTAAACGTAAGTTCTTTGGTACCTTATATAATACATATTCTTTCTTTGCACTATATGCAAATCTAGACCAGTTCACATACTCTGAAGAAGATATACCTTTGGATCAACGTACAGAGATCGATCGTTGGATCCTATCTGAACTTAATTCACTGATTAAAGTGGTGGATAGTGCTTATGAGGAGTATGAGCCTACACGTGCGGCAAGGGCTATCTCAGAGTTTGTACAGGAGAATTTAAGTAACTGGTACGTGCGTTTATGTAGAAGACGTTTTTGGAAAGGCGAATATGCTGCAGATAAAATTGCGGCCTATCAAACACTATATACCTGTTTAGATGTGGTGGCAAAGCTCTCTGCGCCTATATCTCCGTTTTTTATGGATAGGCTATATTTAGATTTGAATAAAGCTACGGTTAAAAAAGGTTTTGAAAGTGTGCACTTGGCAGATTTTCCAGTAGCGGATGAATCTGTAATTGATGAAGGCTTAGAGGTGAAAATGCATAAAGCACAAATCATATCATCTCTGGTATTATCAATTCGTCAAAAAGAAAAAATTAAAGTACGCCAACCATTACAAAAAATCATGATTCCTGTTCTTGATGCCAAAGATCGAGAAGAAATAGAGGCGGTTTCAGAATTAATAAAATCTGAAGTTAACGTTAAGGAAATTCAGTTGTTAGATGATGCTTCAGGTATATTGGTAAAACGTATTAAGCCTAATTTCAAGACTTTAGGTCCTAAATTTGGTAAAGAAATGAAGCAAATTGCCCAAGTTGTCAATGCTTTTGAGCAGAATGATATCCAAAAAATTGAGCAAGATGGCGAATTAACAATCCAATTAGAAAATAAAAGTATTACTTTACAGTTACAAGATGTAGAAATATCCTCTCAAGATATTGAAGGGTGGATGGTGGCAACATCAGGTAAATTAACTGTAGCTTTAGATGTTACTATTGATGACAAATTAAGAAATGAAGGTGTCGCAAGAGAACTTGTAAATAGAATTCAGAACATTAGAAAAGATTCAGGTTTTGAAGTAACGGATAAAATTGCGGTTAAAATATTGAAAGATGGTTTTGTTGAAGTAGCTATAGAAGATAATATTGAGTATATTAAAACAGAAACTTTGACGGCCGAATTAAATTTTGAAGAAAAGTTGGATAAAGGCGTTGAAATTGCTTTTGACGAGGTGAACACTAAATTGTTTATTGAAAAACATTAA
- a CDS encoding TraR/DksA family transcriptional regulator: MAEDLKVRYSDKDLAEFKELIEEKIEKAKSHLELLKSAYMNDGNNGTDDTSPTFKAFEEGSETMSKEANTQLAIRQEKFIRDLKNAILRIENKTYGICRVTGKLINKERLKLVPHATLSIEAKNMQS, translated from the coding sequence ATGGCAGAAGATTTAAAAGTAAGATATTCTGACAAGGATTTGGCAGAATTCAAAGAATTGATCGAAGAGAAAATAGAGAAAGCTAAAAGTCATTTAGAGCTGTTAAAAAGTGCTTATATGAATGATGGTAATAATGGTACAGATGATACTTCACCTACCTTTAAGGCTTTTGAAGAAGGGTCAGAGACTATGAGCAAAGAAGCTAATACCCAGTTGGCTATTAGGCAAGAGAAATTTATTCGTGACCTTAAGAATGCAATTTTACGAATAGAGAATAAAACCTATGGTATTTGTCGTGTAACCGGAAAATTAATCAATAAAGAAAGATTAAAACTGGTGCCCCATGCTACTCTAAGTATTGAAGCAAAAAATATGCAATCATAA